AATGGTGTCCATTGATACTGTCGCAGCTGGTCACGATACGGATCTAGAGGGTGGCCTGAGAGATAAAAACCTAGGACTTCTTTTTCAGCTTTTAATTGCTCTATAGGGGCGTAAGGTGGGACATCAATCCAAGGGTAGTCATCCGGAATCTCATCAGCAAAGAAAAACAGTTGGTCACTGTCTCTTAATCCTTGCGCTTGCTCAGCCATATCGAGAATATCATCAAGATTCGCCAGTGCTTGGGCGCGATGCATACCTAAGTCATCACAAGCACCGCTCATAATAAGGGACTCTATAACCCTTCGGTTACATATCTTTAGGTTAACCCTTTGGCAAAAATCTAACATGTTTTGAAACGGGCGTTTGCTCCGTTCTGCTAAAATTTCCTTAATAGCGGCATAACCGACATTTTTAATGACACTTAAACCGATTCGGATCTGATCGTGCTCCACGGTAAACCCAGCCTGACTATGCTGTACAGACGGAGGTAAAACTTTGATCTGTCGTCTAGAAGCCTGAGATAGATAATCAGCCACTTTCTCAGTCGCACCAATGGACGTCGATAATAGAGAGGCAAGAAACGCAACAGGGTAATGCGCCTTTAAATAGGCAAGCTGATAGGCAATCACGGCATAAGCGGCTGAATGCGAACGGTTAAAACCGTAATCAGCAAAGCGAACAATCAGGTCATACACGTGCTCAGCCACATGTTTATTATATCCTTGTTGTAGACACCCTTGTACGAAATGCGTTCTCTCTTGCTCTAAAATTTCCCTTTTTTTCTTACCCACTGCACGACGTAAAAGATCTGCTTCTCCGAGTGAGAACCCGGCCATTGATGAAGCGATTTGCATGATTTGCTCTTGGTAAACGATGATTCCGTAAGTATCCTCCAAGATAGGCTTGAGGTCCTCATGCGGGTATTCAACATCCGTCCTTTTGAATTTGGCGTCTATGAATAAAGGTATATTCTCCATCGGCCCTGGTCTGTACAACGCTAATACGGCTATGACATCCTCAAATGAAGATGGTTGTAACCGGCGGAGAACACTCCTCATGCCCGCTGATTCTAACTGAAAAACGCCCGTGGTATCGCCTTCGCTTAAAAGCTGAAATGTGGCTTCATCCTGAAATGATATGTGATCTAAGGCCAACGCTTCTTCTTGTGGCTTACCTTGGTTAATAATGTGTAATATTTCTTCTAGTAAAGAAAGATTTCGCAAGCCTAGAAAATCCATCTTCAGTAACCCAATATCCTCTAAGTCCTCCATAGCATACTGCGTTAATGGCACCCCTTCGTGACCTTCTTGTAAGGGGACATACTCTGGTAATGGGTCCTTAGAAATCACCACGCCTGCTGCATGAGTTGAACTATGTCTTGCCGTCCCTTCTAGTTGAACGGCGATGTCATACAAATGTTTAATGCGTTCATCCTCGTTTATTAACGCTTGTAGCTCGCTCGACTCGGCTCGGGCACGCTCCAATGTCACGCCTAATCCACTGGGCACACTTTTAGCGACTTTATTAATAAGTGGGAGGGGTATATCTAACACTCGTCCGATATCTCTAATGGCTGCTTTTGCCCCCATCGTTCCGAATGTAATAATTTGTGCGACCCGATCGTCCCCGTATTTAGAGAGGACATACTGAATCACTTCATCACGCCTACGGTCAGAGAAATCTATATCAATATCGGGCATTGTCACCCTTTCAGGATTGAGAAACCTTTCAAATAACAATTTGTATTTGATCGGATCGATATTCGTGATGTTTAAGACATAGGCCACAAGACTTCCTGCGGCTGACCCTCTACCAGGCCCTGTCATAATACCCTTCTCATGAGCAAAGCGCATAAAGTCCCACACGATGAGAAAGTAATCGGCGTAGCCCATTTGACCGATGACCTGTAGTTCATAGTTTAATCTTTCTTCAATCTCATCTGTGATCGTACCGTAACGCTGTTTGGCCCCTTGGATACATTGTTCCTGTAGATAGGATAGTGCCGAATGACCTTCAGGCACAGGATAGTGCGGTAAAATTTCACTCCCTAACGGAATGTCCACTTCACAACGCTGTGCAATCTGTGACGACGCTTGAAGCGCCTCAGGTACATGTGGAAACAGTCGTTGCATTTCTTCCTTTGTTTTTAGGTAAAATTCTGGACTTGGAAATTTCATTCTTTCTGTTTCTTTGACTTTCTTGGCTGTCCCAATACATAGTAAACAGTCATGTGCCACGGCATCCTTTTTGTGGACGTAATGGACGTCATTGGTCACGACTAGCGGAATACCTGTTTCCTCGGATAACTGCACCAAACGATGGTTCACCTTTTTTTGTTCAGCAAGACCGTGATCCTGCATTTCTAAGTAAAAATAATCTCTTCCGAAGATATTCTGGTATTCTAAAGCAATTTGACGCGCTTTCTCTTCTTCATCATTCAACAACGCTTGCTGTACTTCCCCCGCTAGACAAGCACTTGTGGCGATGATGCCTTGATGATATTCAGCAAGCCACTCCTTTATTACTCGCGGTTTATAATAAAAGCCTTCTAAATGGGCTT
This is a stretch of genomic DNA from Caldalkalibacillus salinus. It encodes these proteins:
- a CDS encoding DNA polymerase III subunit alpha, which encodes MQDFVHLHVHSEYSLLDGAGRIEQLVETAKAQGMQALALTDHGSMYGTIPFYKACKQHGIKPIIGVEAYVTNQPLDRKMVKGEQKLYHLLLLAETYEGYQNLMKLTTKAHLEGFYYKPRVIKEWLAEYHQGIIATSACLAGEVQQALLNDEEEKARQIALEYQNIFGRDYFYLEMQDHGLAEQKKVNHRLVQLSEETGIPLVVTNDVHYVHKKDAVAHDCLLCIGTAKKVKETERMKFPSPEFYLKTKEEMQRLFPHVPEALQASSQIAQRCEVDIPLGSEILPHYPVPEGHSALSYLQEQCIQGAKQRYGTITDEIEERLNYELQVIGQMGYADYFLIVWDFMRFAHEKGIMTGPGRGSAAGSLVAYVLNITNIDPIKYKLLFERFLNPERVTMPDIDIDFSDRRRDEVIQYVLSKYGDDRVAQIITFGTMGAKAAIRDIGRVLDIPLPLINKVAKSVPSGLGVTLERARAESSELQALINEDERIKHLYDIAVQLEGTARHSSTHAAGVVISKDPLPEYVPLQEGHEGVPLTQYAMEDLEDIGLLKMDFLGLRNLSLLEEILHIINQGKPQEEALALDHISFQDEATFQLLSEGDTTGVFQLESAGMRSVLRRLQPSSFEDVIAVLALYRPGPMENIPLFIDAKFKRTDVEYPHEDLKPILEDTYGIIVYQEQIMQIASSMAGFSLGEADLLRRAVGKKKREILEQERTHFVQGCLQQGYNKHVAEHVYDLIVRFADYGFNRSHSAAYAVIAYQLAYLKAHYPVAFLASLLSTSIGATEKVADYLSQASRRQIKVLPPSVQHSQAGFTVEHDQIRIGLSVIKNVGYAAIKEILAERSKRPFQNMLDFCQRVNLKICNRRVIESLIMSGACDDLGMHRAQALANLDDILDMAEQAQGLRDSDQLFFFADEIPDDYPWIDVPPYAPIEQLKAEKEVLGFYLSGHPLDPYRDQLRQYQWTPLADITSPTEVKVRTAGMVQNIRKITTKKGQAMAFVTLEDHGSELELVVFPQVYQQSPARYEEGQLIFVEGKIEPKQREEGLQLITHRAIKVQDLIKKQKEHPQQQTPTTDKVEQALFIKIPKRTASSILVSLQRLLKENDGHTPVYLHYEKNKKTVLLAQEYNVSVDKGFIQTINHMLGEEESAIVKRKGEA